In Rutidosis leptorrhynchoides isolate AG116_Rl617_1_P2 chromosome 2, CSIRO_AGI_Rlap_v1, whole genome shotgun sequence, one genomic interval encodes:
- the LOC139888452 gene encoding uncharacterized protein produces the protein MLWDKLTQLITNSEDAWLICGDFIEVRDQIERFNCEFLEYRAKRFHNFINTNRLIDLPLGGRKFTRVCDEGIKFSKIDRFFVSNNFPNLWNDLTSSVLERNLFDHCPIMLKDEDKNFGPKPFKIFDMWFNDEDVEWVISEAWNSNVRYIDRKDCVFRNKLRNVKHVLKEWSRNKYSQIDAKIDELKNNALQLELKAESVTLSDSKLDDWRSTRKNLFDKERVKAEMLKQKARTKWILEGDENTNDIKLEFYNHFKQRFEEYDIARPSLEDLSYPTLTGLEAADLEAVFSENEIHDTILDCGSSKAPGPYGFNMGFFKRYWNLVKIDLIAAVNWFWEKPDFSRGCNSSFVTLVPKKSNPMSPKDFRPISLIVVNECVDFLKNNKHKGLLFKVDFEKAFDCLNWEFLIDVMKCMRFSSKWRRWILTCLSSASISIIVNRSPTNEFSLGRGIRQGDPLTPFLFIIAAEGLNILKKAAINCGLFKGVEIGSDKIIVSHLQYADDTIFIGECSRSNIDSLQILLKCFELAFRLKLGIPFTSSFVRSIGEESSASFWSSRWIGNDKLSNLFPRLFRLEINNDEQIMDRIRLEGLNIVTSWNWSRVSSGRTNSEMLDLTTLLSGFSFNNSGDDRWNWSLASDSRFTVKKLVQLVDENIINPEFRSRK, from the exons ATGCTATGGGATAAACTCACACAGCTTATCACGAATAGCGAGGATGCTTGGTTAATTTGTGGCGATTTCATCGAAGTACGAGACCAAATTGAAAGATTCAACTGTGAGTTTCTTGAATACAGGGCAAAGCGTttccataattttattaataccaaCAGATTAATCGATTTGCCATTAGGGGGTAGAAAATTTACCCGTGTGTGTGATGAAGGTATCAAGTTTAGTAAAATCGATAGATTCTTTGTGTCTAATAATTTCCCCAACCTATGGAATGATTTAACATCAAGTGTATTGGAAAGAAATCTTTTCGATCACTGTCCGATCATGTTGAAAGATGAGGACAAAAACTTTGGTCCAAAGCCATTCAAGATTTTTGATATGTGGTTTAATGACGAGGATGTGGAGTGGGTTATAAGTGAAGCTTGGAATTCAAATGTCCGTTATATCGACAGGAAAGATTGTGTCTTCAGAAATAAATTGAGAAACGTCAAACATGTACTTAAAGAGTGGAGTAGAAACAAGTATAGTCAGATTGATGCGAAGATCGATGAACTCAAAAATAATGCACTACAACTTGAACTAAAGGCTGAATCTGTTACACTTAGTGATTCTAAACTGGATGATTGGAGAAGCACACGTAAAAACTTGTTTGACAAGGAAAGAGTAAAGGCAGAAATGTTAAAGCAAAAAGCCCGCACTAAGTGGATCCTTGAGGGAGATGAAAATACAAA CGACATCAAGCTTGAGTTTTACAACCATTTCAAGCAACGATTTGAGGAGTATGACATAGCGAGACCTAGTTTGGAAGATTTATCCTACCCTACACTTACGGGCCTTGAAGCAGCGGATCTAGAAGCAGTTTTTAGTGAGAATGAGATACATGACACCATCCTAGATTGTGGAAGCTCTAAAGCCCCGGGGCCATACGGTTTCAACATGGGCTTCTTTAAGAGGTATTGGAATCTGGTAAAAATTGATCTCATTGCGGCTGTCAATTGGTTTTGGGAAAAACCTGATTTCTCTAGGGGGTGTAACTCTTCTTTTGTCACTTTAGTGCCCAAGAAAAGTAACCCGATGAGTCCTAAGGATTTCAGGCCTATTAGCCTCATTG TTGTTAATGAATGTGTTGATTTCCTTAAAAACAACAAACATAAGGGGTTGCTCTTCAAAGTAGATTTCGAGAAGGCTTTTGATTGTCTAAATTGGGAGTTTCTTATAGATGTTATGAAATGTATGCGGTTCAGTAGTAAATGGAGAAGGTGGATCCTTACTTGTCTCAGCTCGGCTTCCATCTCTATCATAGTAAACAGGTCTCCTACTAACGAGTTCTCCTTGGGTAGAGGTATTCGTCAAGGTGACCCGCTAACCCCTTTTTTGTTTATAATTGCGGCCGAAGGATTGAACATACTTAAAAAGGCGGCCATTAATTGTGGGCTTTTCAAAGGGGTTGAAATTGGGAGTGACAAAATCATTGTTTCTcatttgcaatatgcggatgatacaatCTTTATCGGGGAATGTAGTAGATCGAACATTGATAGTCTCCAAATTCTTCTTAAATGTTTCGAGTTGGCATTCAGGTTGAAG CTGGGCATTCCTTTCACATCATCTTTTGTCCGCTCTATCGGTGAGGAATCTTCGGCATCTTTCTGGAGCTCAAGATGGATTGGAAACGATAAACTATCAAACTTGTTCCCGCGGCTGTTCAGATTGGAGATTAACAACGATGAACAGATTATGGATAGGATTAGACTTGAAGGATTGAATATTGTTACATCTTGGAACTGGTCACGGGTTTCGTCTGGTAGAACGAATTCTGAGATGCTGGATTTAACAACTCTACTCTCGGGTTTTTCTTTCAACAACTCAGGTGATGATCGATGGAATTGGTCACTAGCTTCTGATTCACGTTTCACAGTCAAAAAACTTGTGCAACTGGTTGATGAGAATATCATTAATCCTGAATTTCGGTCGAGGAAATAG